From Glycine max cultivar Williams 82 chromosome 11, Glycine_max_v4.0, whole genome shotgun sequence, the proteins below share one genomic window:
- the LOC100785081 gene encoding uncharacterized protein LOC100785081, translating to MVESGELRSRIAEIQKLCNANDDELDNDSALLHFKTALQQIDSDFSSMEIQDAYLHHLKEELNNLHLETAQVTNQIHLLSKTHNDDCILLEAKLGEIDCSLDYNVTSKYQKNTAEGIDSPMLADDCLNLTVANLDKNLEQFELDNKIDEMKSVLNSLQNLQFTVKWFEVVEQIEDAFTGLKVLAFDENCIRLSLKTYMPTFEGISYLPRIEATVDAAELNYELLIEVFEGTMRLKNVQVFPNDIYVNDIVDTAKLVSKSSLQWFIQKVQDRIILSTLRHLVVKDANKSRYSLEYLDKDKTIVAHMAGGIDAYIKLSHGWPIFGSPLKLICIKGSDDLKRTSLSFHCKVEKLANSLDTHIRQNISSFVDAVEKVLMEQLQLDLRVGDNSG from the exons atggTAGAATCTGGCGAGCTCCGCAG TCGAATTGCAGAGATTCAGAAGCTTTGCAATGCTAATGACGACGAATTGGACAATGACTCTGCTCTTCTTCATTTTAAG ACCGCACTGCAGCAGATTGATTCCGACTTCTCTTCTATGGAAATTCAAG ATGCTTACCTACACCATTTGAAAGAGGAGCTTAACAACCTCCACCTTGAAACCGCCCAAGTAACAAATCAGATTCACCTTCTTTCCAAAACTCACAACGATG ATTGTATTCTCTTGGAGGCCAAACTTGGAGAAATCGATTGTTCTTTAGATTATAATGTCACATCTAAG TATCAGAAGAACACAGCTGAAGGCATTGATTCCCCTATGCTGGCAGATGATTGTCTAAATTTGACCGTTGCAAATCTAGACAAGAATTTAGAG CAATTCGAACTTGATAATAAGATTGATGAAATGAAGTCGGTTCTAAACTCTCTCCAGAATCTTCAGTTTACAGTCAAATG GTTTGAAGTTGTAGAGCAGATTGAGGATGCATTCACGGGGCTAAAAGTGCTTGCATTCGATGAGAATTGCATTCGTTTGTCATTGAAGACTTATATGCCAACATTTGAGGGTATTTCCTACCTACCGAGAATTGAAGCTACCGTTGATGCAGCTGAACTCAATTATGAGTTATTAATTGAAGTTTTTGAGGGGACTATGAGGTTAAAGAATGTTCAG GTTTTTCCAAATGATATATATGTGAACGACATTGTTGATACTGCAAAATTAGTCAG CAAGTCCTCGTTGCAGTGGTTTATACAGAAAGTTCAAGATAGAATTATACTAAGCACACTTAGGCATCTTGTAGTAAAGGATGCTAATAAATCAAG ATATTCGCTTGAATACTTGGACAAAGATAAGACTATTGTGGCTCATATGGCTGGAGGAATTGATGCGTACATAAAGTTGTCACATGGTTGGCCTATATTTGGTTCTCCATTGAAGCTGATATGTATAAAGGGATCAGATGATTTGAAGAGAACTTCTTTAAGTTTTCATTGCAAAGTTGAG AAATTGGCCAATTCTTTAGATACCCATATTCGGCAGAATATATCAAGCTTCGTCGATGCAGTTGAAAAAGTACTTATGGAACAATTGCAGCTTGATCTTCGGGTCGGTGATAATTCAGGTTAA
- the LOC100785081 gene encoding uncharacterized protein isoform X1, with protein MVESGELRSRIAEIQKLCNANDDELDNDSALLHFKTALQQIDSDFSSMEIQDAYLHHLKEELNNLHLETAQVTNQIHLLSKTHNDDCILLEAKLGEIDCSLDYNVTSKKNTAEGIDSPMLADDCLNLTVANLDKNLEQFELDNKIDEMKSVLNSLQNLQFTVKWFEVVEQIEDAFTGLKVLAFDENCIRLSLKTYMPTFEGISYLPRIEATVDAAELNYELLIEVFEGTMRLKNVQVFPNDIYVNDIVDTAKLVSKSSLQWFIQKVQDRIILSTLRHLVVKDANKSRYSLEYLDKDKTIVAHMAGGIDAYIKLSHGWPIFGSPLKLICIKGSDDLKRTSLSFHCKVEKLANSLDTHIRQNISSFVDAVEKVLMEQLQLDLRVGDNSG; from the exons atggTAGAATCTGGCGAGCTCCGCAG TCGAATTGCAGAGATTCAGAAGCTTTGCAATGCTAATGACGACGAATTGGACAATGACTCTGCTCTTCTTCATTTTAAG ACCGCACTGCAGCAGATTGATTCCGACTTCTCTTCTATGGAAATTCAAG ATGCTTACCTACACCATTTGAAAGAGGAGCTTAACAACCTCCACCTTGAAACCGCCCAAGTAACAAATCAGATTCACCTTCTTTCCAAAACTCACAACGATG ATTGTATTCTCTTGGAGGCCAAACTTGGAGAAATCGATTGTTCTTTAGATTATAATGTCACATCTAAG AAGAACACAGCTGAAGGCATTGATTCCCCTATGCTGGCAGATGATTGTCTAAATTTGACCGTTGCAAATCTAGACAAGAATTTAGAG CAATTCGAACTTGATAATAAGATTGATGAAATGAAGTCGGTTCTAAACTCTCTCCAGAATCTTCAGTTTACAGTCAAATG GTTTGAAGTTGTAGAGCAGATTGAGGATGCATTCACGGGGCTAAAAGTGCTTGCATTCGATGAGAATTGCATTCGTTTGTCATTGAAGACTTATATGCCAACATTTGAGGGTATTTCCTACCTACCGAGAATTGAAGCTACCGTTGATGCAGCTGAACTCAATTATGAGTTATTAATTGAAGTTTTTGAGGGGACTATGAGGTTAAAGAATGTTCAG GTTTTTCCAAATGATATATATGTGAACGACATTGTTGATACTGCAAAATTAGTCAG CAAGTCCTCGTTGCAGTGGTTTATACAGAAAGTTCAAGATAGAATTATACTAAGCACACTTAGGCATCTTGTAGTAAAGGATGCTAATAAATCAAG ATATTCGCTTGAATACTTGGACAAAGATAAGACTATTGTGGCTCATATGGCTGGAGGAATTGATGCGTACATAAAGTTGTCACATGGTTGGCCTATATTTGGTTCTCCATTGAAGCTGATATGTATAAAGGGATCAGATGATTTGAAGAGAACTTCTTTAAGTTTTCATTGCAAAGTTGAG AAATTGGCCAATTCTTTAGATACCCATATTCGGCAGAATATATCAAGCTTCGTCGATGCAGTTGAAAAAGTACTTATGGAACAATTGCAGCTTGATCTTCGGGTCGGTGATAATTCAGGTTAA
- the LOC100778830 gene encoding TBC1 domain family member 13 isoform X1, whose protein sequence is MKKKKQVPEWMNSALWSTPSDHGRFDPPSPPPPPPVSVKEDSRTIPTNQNSSPPPFSSSSVSSPTASADDISRQAQAQAQAQVQLLAELSRKVIDMRELRRVASQGIPDAALRPTLWKVPLQINYPFLSFQLNTNYIISLLQLLLGYLPPDRALWFSELTKKRSQYKNFKDDLLMNPSEITRRMYNSNSNSAAHDIDDAKSDTQTRLLLSRSQITHQDHPLSLGKTSIWNQFFQDTEIIEQIDRDVKRTHPDIDFFSGDSHFAKSNQEALKTILIIFAKLNSGIRYVQGMNEVLAPLFYVFKNDPDEENAAFAEADTFFCFVELLSGFQDNFCQQLDNSICGIRSTITRLSQLLKEHDEELWRHLEVTTEVNPQFYAFRWITLLLTQEFNFADILHIWDVILSDPEGPQETLLRICCAMLILVRRRLLAGDFTSNLKLLQSYPYTNISHLLHVANKLRVQSV, encoded by the exons atgaagaaaaagaagcagGTGCCGGAGTGGATGAACAGTGCTCTGTGGTCCACCCCCTCCGACCATGGCCGCTTTGACCCAccctctcctcctcctcctcccccTGTTTCTGTTAAAGAAGATTCCCGGACAATCCCAACCAATCAGAATTCCTCTCCtcctcctttttcttcttcatccgtTTCTTCTCCTACTGCTTCCGCCGATGACATCTCCCGGCAGGCCCAGGCCCAGGCTCAGGCTCAGGTTCAGTTGTTGGCCGAG TTATCTAGGAAGGTGATAGACATGCGCGAGTTGAGGAGAGTCGCTTCTCAAGGAATACCCGATGCTGCTTTGCGTCCCACCCTCTGGAAGGTACCTTTGCAGATTAATTatcctttcctttctttccaaTTAAACACAAACTATATAATTTCACTTTTGCAGCTTCTGCTTGGATATCTTCCTCCCGATCGTGCCCTTTGGTTCTCTGAATTAACCAAAAAGAGGTCCCAgtacaaaaatttcaaagacGACCTCCTCATGAATCCT TCAGAAATCACGAGGAGGATGTACAACTCCAACTCCAACTCCGCTGCTCATGATATCgatgatgcaaaatctgatacTCAGACTCGGCTCTTGCTTTCTAGATCACAAATCACTCATCAGGACCACCCTTTGAGTCTTGGCAAGACCAGCATATGGAATCAGTTCTTCCAG GACACAGAGATCATAGAGCAGATTGACCGAGATGTCAAGCGTACTCATCCAGATATAGACTTCTTCTCTGGTGATTCTCATTTTGCAAAATCTAATCAG GAGGCTTTAAAgaccatattaattatttttgcaaaGTTGAACTCAGGTATAAGATATGTTCAAGGGATGAATGAAGTATTGGCTCCTCTCTTCTATGTGTTCAAAAATGACCCTGACGAGGAAAATGCA GCCTTTGCTGAAGCAGAcacattcttttgttttgttgagCTATTGAGTGGGTTCCAAGATAATTTTTGTCAACAACTTGATAATAGTATTTGTGGAATCCGTTCCACTATTACAAGATTGTCCCAGCTTTTAAAAGAACATGATGAAGAACTGTGGCGTCATCTTGAGGTCACTACTGAG GTTAATCCCCAATTCTATGCATTTAGGTGGATTACTCTCCTCTTGACACAGGAATTTAATTTTGCTGACATCCTTCATATTTGGGACGTCATTTTAAGTGATCCAGAGGGTCCACAG GAGACACTTCTCAGAATATGCTGCGCAATGCTAATTCTGGTTCGTAGGCGCCTTCTAGCGGGTGATTTCACTTCTAACCTCAAGTTGCTGCAAAGTTATCCATATACAAACATTAGTCATTTGCTCCATGTAGCAAATAAGTTACGTGTACAGTCAGTCTAA
- the LOC100778830 gene encoding TBC domain-containing protein C1952.17c isoform X3, with translation MKKKKQVPEWMNSALWSTPSDHGRFDPPSPPPPPPVSVKEDSRTIPTNQNSSPPPFSSSSVSSPTASADDISRQAQAQAQAQVQLLAELSRKVIDMRELRRVASQGIPDAALRPTLWKLLLGYLPPDRALWFSELTKKRSQYKNFKDDLLMNPSEITRRMYNSNSNSAAHDIDDAKSDTQTRLLLSRSQITHQDHPLSLGKTSIWNQFFQDTEIIEQIDRDVKRTHPDIDFFSGDSHFAKSNQEALKTILIIFAKLNSGIRYVQGMNEVLAPLFYVFKNDPDEENAAFAEADTFFCFVELLSGFQDNFCQQLDNSICGIRSTITRLSQLLKEHDEELWRHLEVTTEVNPQFYAFRWITLLLTQEFNFADILHIWDVILSDPEGPQRFGAGHYLPLSGI, from the exons atgaagaaaaagaagcagGTGCCGGAGTGGATGAACAGTGCTCTGTGGTCCACCCCCTCCGACCATGGCCGCTTTGACCCAccctctcctcctcctcctcccccTGTTTCTGTTAAAGAAGATTCCCGGACAATCCCAACCAATCAGAATTCCTCTCCtcctcctttttcttcttcatccgtTTCTTCTCCTACTGCTTCCGCCGATGACATCTCCCGGCAGGCCCAGGCCCAGGCTCAGGCTCAGGTTCAGTTGTTGGCCGAG TTATCTAGGAAGGTGATAGACATGCGCGAGTTGAGGAGAGTCGCTTCTCAAGGAATACCCGATGCTGCTTTGCGTCCCACCCTCTGGAAG CTTCTGCTTGGATATCTTCCTCCCGATCGTGCCCTTTGGTTCTCTGAATTAACCAAAAAGAGGTCCCAgtacaaaaatttcaaagacGACCTCCTCATGAATCCT TCAGAAATCACGAGGAGGATGTACAACTCCAACTCCAACTCCGCTGCTCATGATATCgatgatgcaaaatctgatacTCAGACTCGGCTCTTGCTTTCTAGATCACAAATCACTCATCAGGACCACCCTTTGAGTCTTGGCAAGACCAGCATATGGAATCAGTTCTTCCAG GACACAGAGATCATAGAGCAGATTGACCGAGATGTCAAGCGTACTCATCCAGATATAGACTTCTTCTCTGGTGATTCTCATTTTGCAAAATCTAATCAG GAGGCTTTAAAgaccatattaattatttttgcaaaGTTGAACTCAGGTATAAGATATGTTCAAGGGATGAATGAAGTATTGGCTCCTCTCTTCTATGTGTTCAAAAATGACCCTGACGAGGAAAATGCA GCCTTTGCTGAAGCAGAcacattcttttgttttgttgagCTATTGAGTGGGTTCCAAGATAATTTTTGTCAACAACTTGATAATAGTATTTGTGGAATCCGTTCCACTATTACAAGATTGTCCCAGCTTTTAAAAGAACATGATGAAGAACTGTGGCGTCATCTTGAGGTCACTACTGAG GTTAATCCCCAATTCTATGCATTTAGGTGGATTACTCTCCTCTTGACACAGGAATTTAATTTTGCTGACATCCTTCATATTTGGGACGTCATTTTAAGTGATCCAGAGGGTCCACAG CGTTTTGGGGCTGGCCACTACCTTCCGCTATCCGGGATTTGA
- the LOC100778830 gene encoding TBC1 domain family member 13 isoform X2, with translation MKKKKQVPEWMNSALWSTPSDHGRFDPPSPPPPPPVSVKEDSRTIPTNQNSSPPPFSSSSVSSPTASADDISRQAQAQAQAQVQLLAELSRKVIDMRELRRVASQGIPDAALRPTLWKLLLGYLPPDRALWFSELTKKRSQYKNFKDDLLMNPSEITRRMYNSNSNSAAHDIDDAKSDTQTRLLLSRSQITHQDHPLSLGKTSIWNQFFQDTEIIEQIDRDVKRTHPDIDFFSGDSHFAKSNQEALKTILIIFAKLNSGIRYVQGMNEVLAPLFYVFKNDPDEENAAFAEADTFFCFVELLSGFQDNFCQQLDNSICGIRSTITRLSQLLKEHDEELWRHLEVTTEVNPQFYAFRWITLLLTQEFNFADILHIWDVILSDPEGPQETLLRICCAMLILVRRRLLAGDFTSNLKLLQSYPYTNISHLLHVANKLRVQSV, from the exons atgaagaaaaagaagcagGTGCCGGAGTGGATGAACAGTGCTCTGTGGTCCACCCCCTCCGACCATGGCCGCTTTGACCCAccctctcctcctcctcctcccccTGTTTCTGTTAAAGAAGATTCCCGGACAATCCCAACCAATCAGAATTCCTCTCCtcctcctttttcttcttcatccgtTTCTTCTCCTACTGCTTCCGCCGATGACATCTCCCGGCAGGCCCAGGCCCAGGCTCAGGCTCAGGTTCAGTTGTTGGCCGAG TTATCTAGGAAGGTGATAGACATGCGCGAGTTGAGGAGAGTCGCTTCTCAAGGAATACCCGATGCTGCTTTGCGTCCCACCCTCTGGAAG CTTCTGCTTGGATATCTTCCTCCCGATCGTGCCCTTTGGTTCTCTGAATTAACCAAAAAGAGGTCCCAgtacaaaaatttcaaagacGACCTCCTCATGAATCCT TCAGAAATCACGAGGAGGATGTACAACTCCAACTCCAACTCCGCTGCTCATGATATCgatgatgcaaaatctgatacTCAGACTCGGCTCTTGCTTTCTAGATCACAAATCACTCATCAGGACCACCCTTTGAGTCTTGGCAAGACCAGCATATGGAATCAGTTCTTCCAG GACACAGAGATCATAGAGCAGATTGACCGAGATGTCAAGCGTACTCATCCAGATATAGACTTCTTCTCTGGTGATTCTCATTTTGCAAAATCTAATCAG GAGGCTTTAAAgaccatattaattatttttgcaaaGTTGAACTCAGGTATAAGATATGTTCAAGGGATGAATGAAGTATTGGCTCCTCTCTTCTATGTGTTCAAAAATGACCCTGACGAGGAAAATGCA GCCTTTGCTGAAGCAGAcacattcttttgttttgttgagCTATTGAGTGGGTTCCAAGATAATTTTTGTCAACAACTTGATAATAGTATTTGTGGAATCCGTTCCACTATTACAAGATTGTCCCAGCTTTTAAAAGAACATGATGAAGAACTGTGGCGTCATCTTGAGGTCACTACTGAG GTTAATCCCCAATTCTATGCATTTAGGTGGATTACTCTCCTCTTGACACAGGAATTTAATTTTGCTGACATCCTTCATATTTGGGACGTCATTTTAAGTGATCCAGAGGGTCCACAG GAGACACTTCTCAGAATATGCTGCGCAATGCTAATTCTGGTTCGTAGGCGCCTTCTAGCGGGTGATTTCACTTCTAACCTCAAGTTGCTGCAAAGTTATCCATATACAAACATTAGTCATTTGCTCCATGTAGCAAATAAGTTACGTGTACAGTCAGTCTAA
- the LOC100785081 gene encoding uncharacterized protein isoform X2, translated as MVESGELRSRIAEIQKLCNANDDELDNDSALLHFKTALQQIDSDFSSMEIQDAYLHHLKEELNNLHLETAQVTNQIHLLSKTHNDDCILLEAKLGEIDCSLDYNVTSKNTAEGIDSPMLADDCLNLTVANLDKNLEQFELDNKIDEMKSVLNSLQNLQFTVKWFEVVEQIEDAFTGLKVLAFDENCIRLSLKTYMPTFEGISYLPRIEATVDAAELNYELLIEVFEGTMRLKNVQVFPNDIYVNDIVDTAKLVSKSSLQWFIQKVQDRIILSTLRHLVVKDANKSRYSLEYLDKDKTIVAHMAGGIDAYIKLSHGWPIFGSPLKLICIKGSDDLKRTSLSFHCKVEKLANSLDTHIRQNISSFVDAVEKVLMEQLQLDLRVGDNSG; from the exons atggTAGAATCTGGCGAGCTCCGCAG TCGAATTGCAGAGATTCAGAAGCTTTGCAATGCTAATGACGACGAATTGGACAATGACTCTGCTCTTCTTCATTTTAAG ACCGCACTGCAGCAGATTGATTCCGACTTCTCTTCTATGGAAATTCAAG ATGCTTACCTACACCATTTGAAAGAGGAGCTTAACAACCTCCACCTTGAAACCGCCCAAGTAACAAATCAGATTCACCTTCTTTCCAAAACTCACAACGATG ATTGTATTCTCTTGGAGGCCAAACTTGGAGAAATCGATTGTTCTTTAGATTATAATGTCACATCTAAG AACACAGCTGAAGGCATTGATTCCCCTATGCTGGCAGATGATTGTCTAAATTTGACCGTTGCAAATCTAGACAAGAATTTAGAG CAATTCGAACTTGATAATAAGATTGATGAAATGAAGTCGGTTCTAAACTCTCTCCAGAATCTTCAGTTTACAGTCAAATG GTTTGAAGTTGTAGAGCAGATTGAGGATGCATTCACGGGGCTAAAAGTGCTTGCATTCGATGAGAATTGCATTCGTTTGTCATTGAAGACTTATATGCCAACATTTGAGGGTATTTCCTACCTACCGAGAATTGAAGCTACCGTTGATGCAGCTGAACTCAATTATGAGTTATTAATTGAAGTTTTTGAGGGGACTATGAGGTTAAAGAATGTTCAG GTTTTTCCAAATGATATATATGTGAACGACATTGTTGATACTGCAAAATTAGTCAG CAAGTCCTCGTTGCAGTGGTTTATACAGAAAGTTCAAGATAGAATTATACTAAGCACACTTAGGCATCTTGTAGTAAAGGATGCTAATAAATCAAG ATATTCGCTTGAATACTTGGACAAAGATAAGACTATTGTGGCTCATATGGCTGGAGGAATTGATGCGTACATAAAGTTGTCACATGGTTGGCCTATATTTGGTTCTCCATTGAAGCTGATATGTATAAAGGGATCAGATGATTTGAAGAGAACTTCTTTAAGTTTTCATTGCAAAGTTGAG AAATTGGCCAATTCTTTAGATACCCATATTCGGCAGAATATATCAAGCTTCGTCGATGCAGTTGAAAAAGTACTTATGGAACAATTGCAGCTTGATCTTCGGGTCGGTGATAATTCAGGTTAA
- the LOC100785617 gene encoding probable magnesium transporter NIPA1, translating into MGKTHDNVVGLILAISSTVFIGSSFIIKKMGLKKAADHGNRAATGGHSYLYEPWWWAGMISMIAGEIANFAAYAFAPAILVTPLGALSIIFSSVLAHFILKEKLHIFGVLGCALCVVGSTSIVLHAPKEKDIHSVKEVWELATGPGFIVYICAIVILVCVLHFRFVRSHGQTHMMVYLGICSPTGSITVMGVKAVGIALKLTFEGTNQFVYFETWIFTVVVIGCCLLQINYLNKALDAFSTAVVSPVYYVMFTSFTIVASIITFKEWAKQDSTQIATELCGFVTILSGTFLLHRTKDMGNKPSDASVHSSPEDNNSNTKTPLSNQI; encoded by the exons atgggGAAAACACACGACAACGTAGTTGGGCTTATATTGGCCATCTCTTCCACTGTTTTCATCGGTTCTagctttataattaaaaaaatgggtcTTAAAAAAGCTGCCGACCACGGCAACAGAGCAG CCACGGGAGGGCATTCGTATCTGTATGAGCCGTGGTGGTGGGCTGGAATGATTTCAA TGATCGCTGGGGAAATAGCCAATTTTGCAGCTTATGCGTTCGCTCCTGCAATCCTTGTAACTCCTTTGGGAGCTTTGAGCATCATTTTCAG TTCAGTGTTGGCTCACTTCATATTAAAAGAGAAATTGCACATTTTTGGCGTGCTTGGGTGTGCTCTGTGTGTGGTGGGATCTACGTCTATTGTTTTGCATGCACCGAAAGAGAAAGACATTCATTCTGTCAAGGAAGTGTGGGAACTTGCTACAGGACCAG GTTTTATTGTCTACATTTGCGCTATAGTGATATTAGTTTGCGTCCTTCATTTCCGTTTTGTGCGAAGCCATGGGCAGACTCATATGATGGTGTATCTCGGAATATGTTCTCCCACCGGCTCCATTACG GTTATGGGTGTCAAAGCAGTGGGAATCGCTTTGAAGCTTACATTTGAAGGGACGAATCAATTTGTTTACTTTGAGACCTGGATATTTACAGTGGTTGTGATAGGATGTTGCCTTTTGCAGATTAACTACTTGAACAAG GCTTTGGACGCCTTTAGCACTGCTGTGGTGTCACCAGTTTACTACGTGATGTTCACATCATTTACAATCGTGGCCAGCATTATCACGTTTAAG GAATGGGCGAAGCAGGATTCAACGCAGATTGCTACTGAGTTGTGTGGTTTTGTGACAATATTATCTGGGACCTTCCTCCTTCACAGAACTAAGGATATGGGAAATAAACCCTCCGACGCCTCCGTTCATTCAAGTCCTGAAGATAACAATAGTAATACTAAGACACCTCTAAGCAACCAAATTTGA
- the LOC100778830 gene encoding TBC domain-containing protein C1952.17c isoform X4: protein MKKKKQVPEWMNSALWSTPSDHGRFDPPSPPPPPPVSVKEDSRTIPTNQNSSPPPFSSSSVSSPTASADDISRQAQAQAQAQVQLLAELSRKVIDMRELRRVASQGIPDAALRPTLWKLLLGYLPPDRALWFSELTKKRSQYKNFKDDLLMNPSEITRRMYNSNSNSAAHDIDDAKSDTQTRLLLSRSQITHQDHPLSLGKTSIWNQFFQDTEIIEQIDRDVKRTHPDIDFFSGDSHFAKSNQEALKTILIIFAKLNSGIRYVQGMNEVLAPLFYVFKNDPDEENAAFAEADTFFCFVELLSGFQDNFCQQLDNSICGIRSTITRLSQLLKEHDEELWRHLEVTTEVNPQFYAFRWITLLLTQEFNFADILHIWDVILSDPEGPQPSFFPPFWL, encoded by the exons atgaagaaaaagaagcagGTGCCGGAGTGGATGAACAGTGCTCTGTGGTCCACCCCCTCCGACCATGGCCGCTTTGACCCAccctctcctcctcctcctcccccTGTTTCTGTTAAAGAAGATTCCCGGACAATCCCAACCAATCAGAATTCCTCTCCtcctcctttttcttcttcatccgtTTCTTCTCCTACTGCTTCCGCCGATGACATCTCCCGGCAGGCCCAGGCCCAGGCTCAGGCTCAGGTTCAGTTGTTGGCCGAG TTATCTAGGAAGGTGATAGACATGCGCGAGTTGAGGAGAGTCGCTTCTCAAGGAATACCCGATGCTGCTTTGCGTCCCACCCTCTGGAAG CTTCTGCTTGGATATCTTCCTCCCGATCGTGCCCTTTGGTTCTCTGAATTAACCAAAAAGAGGTCCCAgtacaaaaatttcaaagacGACCTCCTCATGAATCCT TCAGAAATCACGAGGAGGATGTACAACTCCAACTCCAACTCCGCTGCTCATGATATCgatgatgcaaaatctgatacTCAGACTCGGCTCTTGCTTTCTAGATCACAAATCACTCATCAGGACCACCCTTTGAGTCTTGGCAAGACCAGCATATGGAATCAGTTCTTCCAG GACACAGAGATCATAGAGCAGATTGACCGAGATGTCAAGCGTACTCATCCAGATATAGACTTCTTCTCTGGTGATTCTCATTTTGCAAAATCTAATCAG GAGGCTTTAAAgaccatattaattatttttgcaaaGTTGAACTCAGGTATAAGATATGTTCAAGGGATGAATGAAGTATTGGCTCCTCTCTTCTATGTGTTCAAAAATGACCCTGACGAGGAAAATGCA GCCTTTGCTGAAGCAGAcacattcttttgttttgttgagCTATTGAGTGGGTTCCAAGATAATTTTTGTCAACAACTTGATAATAGTATTTGTGGAATCCGTTCCACTATTACAAGATTGTCCCAGCTTTTAAAAGAACATGATGAAGAACTGTGGCGTCATCTTGAGGTCACTACTGAG GTTAATCCCCAATTCTATGCATTTAGGTGGATTACTCTCCTCTTGACACAGGAATTTAATTTTGCTGACATCCTTCATATTTGGGACGTCATTTTAAGTGATCCAGAGGGTCCACAG CCATCCTTCTTTCCGCCATTTTGGCTATAG